Proteins from a genomic interval of Streptomyces fodineus:
- a CDS encoding S53 family peptidase: protein MRRTVSLTAVATLATAALALAAPVGQAAQATASPSHGVTVAHACAAPAKKDEMACNALQVTAGTPASAHAESALTAAAAPSGYGPASLQSAYNLPSASGGSGRTVAIVDAYDDPNAESDLAVYRSQYGLSACTTANGCFKKVNQSGGTKYPRANSGWAEEISLDLDMVSAACPNCRILLVEASSSSMTNLGTAVNTAVGLGAKYVSNSYGGSESASDASYDSAYFNHPGVAITVSSGDGGYGAEYPAASKYVTAVGGTSLRTASNARGWTDTVWSGAGSGCSAYDAKPSWQQDFGCANRTVADVSAVADPNTGVAVYDTYGQGSGWMVFGGTSASSPLIAAVYALAGAPSSGSYPASFPYAHTSALYDVTSGSNGSCGGSYLCTGTTGYDGPSGLGTPNGTAAFTG from the coding sequence TTGCGCAGAACCGTTTCCCTCACCGCCGTGGCCACACTCGCCACGGCCGCCCTCGCCCTGGCCGCCCCCGTCGGCCAGGCCGCCCAGGCCACCGCCTCCCCGTCCCACGGCGTCACCGTCGCGCACGCCTGCGCCGCCCCGGCGAAGAAGGACGAGATGGCCTGCAACGCCTTGCAGGTCACCGCGGGCACCCCCGCCTCGGCGCACGCCGAGAGCGCTCTGACGGCCGCCGCCGCTCCCTCCGGCTACGGCCCCGCCTCGCTCCAGTCGGCGTACAACCTGCCGTCCGCCAGCGGTGGTTCCGGCCGGACCGTGGCGATCGTCGACGCCTACGACGACCCGAACGCCGAGTCCGACCTCGCCGTCTACCGCTCGCAGTACGGCCTGTCCGCCTGCACCACGGCGAACGGCTGTTTCAAGAAGGTCAACCAGAGCGGCGGCACCAAGTACCCGCGCGCCAACTCCGGCTGGGCCGAGGAGATCTCCCTCGACCTCGACATGGTCAGCGCGGCCTGCCCCAACTGCAGGATCCTGCTGGTGGAGGCGAGTTCGTCCAGCATGACCAACCTGGGCACGGCCGTGAACACCGCTGTCGGCCTGGGCGCGAAGTACGTCTCCAACAGCTACGGCGGCTCCGAGTCCGCCAGCGATGCGTCGTACGACTCCGCGTACTTCAACCATCCGGGCGTCGCCATCACCGTCTCCTCCGGCGACGGCGGCTACGGCGCCGAGTACCCGGCGGCCTCCAAGTACGTGACGGCGGTGGGCGGTACGTCCCTGAGGACGGCTTCCAACGCGCGCGGCTGGACCGACACGGTGTGGAGCGGGGCCGGCTCCGGCTGCTCCGCGTACGACGCCAAGCCCAGCTGGCAGCAGGACTTCGGCTGCGCGAACCGCACGGTCGCGGACGTCTCGGCGGTCGCCGACCCCAACACCGGCGTCGCGGTGTACGACACCTACGGCCAGGGCAGCGGCTGGATGGTCTTCGGCGGCACCAGCGCCTCCTCCCCGCTGATCGCGGCGGTCTACGCGCTGGCCGGCGCCCCGTCCTCCGGCTCCTACCCGGCGTCCTTCCCGTACGCGCACACCTCGGCGCTGTACGACGTCACCAGCGGCTCCAACGGCAGCTGCGGCGGCTCGTACCTGTGCACCGGCACCACCGGCTACGACGGCCCGTCCGGACTCGGCACACCGAACGGCACCGCCGCGTTCACCGGCTGA
- a CDS encoding transglycosylase domain-containing protein, producing MSGTRRRPPQRTISGSRAAGRRGRARTASPRRWIDYPRAGRAGVRRWLPSWRQVLASLLLCTGAVAAAVGYAYATITIPDPNPSTLLQNNVYYWSDGTVLATDGSVNRQNVSLAQVPQGVQGDFIAAENASFYSDPGIDPQGIARALVHMGEGGSVQSGSTITQQFVKNTYLDQSQTLTRKFKEVLISAKIGASMSKQRILQGYLNTCFFGRRANGIEAAARVYYDLPVEKLNVSQGAFLAAAVNEPSLFQYADSDPTARAQAQARWSWVLDRMVQTGKLTQEQRARYASAGFPVPKKWTPGSGLTGQAGYLVQLARSYVQQHDPGVTDSSLSRGGYQIHTTFDRKKTAELAQAVAKVRAGRLDPAHRAADRNVQAGAASVDPATGRILAVYGGPGYEQAHYSDNADTSGVPVGSTFKPVVLASALQYGAVLKPGTSPASITPASKFNGDDGIQIKDQQGTYVTDDKDPTGLLHQHNDTTHRWGNISLRTAMEQSVNTPYVQLGEDVGYADVARTAKALGLRPQSLAAPSAGFYIGTSTPSAIRMAGAYATFAASGMQITPYSVTRVTHDGAVLPGFRAPAPVRALPAAVADNVTDVLRGVVTRGTGTKAQALGRTAAGKTGTTDDYRSAWFIGYTRQLATSVVLFKEDPAHPQLQSLAGVGGLQKVFGGDIPTEIWTRYMSDALSGLPDLPFPAPASLGRGTDEPGVPSASPTPRPAKRAGGHGRHTTTTGTPRPSLPTARPKCRPHKCH from the coding sequence ATGAGCGGAACCCGGCGCCGACCGCCGCAGCGCACCATCTCCGGCAGCCGTGCGGCGGGTCGTCGCGGCCGGGCACGCACCGCGTCGCCCAGGCGCTGGATCGACTATCCGCGAGCGGGCCGGGCGGGCGTGCGCCGCTGGTTGCCGTCGTGGCGCCAGGTGCTGGCGTCGCTGCTGCTCTGCACCGGCGCGGTGGCCGCGGCCGTCGGGTACGCCTACGCCACGATCACCATTCCCGACCCCAACCCCTCGACGCTGCTCCAGAACAACGTCTACTACTGGTCCGACGGCACCGTCCTGGCGACCGACGGCAGCGTCAACCGGCAGAACGTATCGCTGGCACAGGTCCCGCAGGGCGTGCAGGGTGACTTCATCGCCGCCGAGAACGCCTCCTTCTACTCCGACCCGGGCATCGATCCGCAGGGCATCGCGCGCGCCCTCGTGCACATGGGCGAGGGCGGTTCCGTCCAGTCCGGTTCGACGATCACCCAGCAGTTCGTCAAGAACACCTACCTCGACCAGTCGCAGACGCTGACCCGCAAGTTCAAGGAGGTGCTGATCTCCGCCAAGATCGGCGCGAGCATGAGCAAGCAGCGGATCCTCCAGGGCTATCTGAACACCTGCTTCTTCGGCCGCCGGGCCAACGGCATCGAGGCCGCGGCTCGCGTGTACTACGACCTGCCGGTCGAGAAGCTGAACGTGAGCCAGGGTGCCTTCCTCGCCGCCGCGGTCAACGAGCCGAGCCTCTTCCAGTACGCCGACTCCGACCCCACGGCGCGGGCACAGGCGCAGGCACGCTGGTCCTGGGTGCTCGACCGGATGGTGCAGACCGGCAAGCTGACGCAGGAGCAGCGGGCCCGGTATGCGTCGGCGGGCTTCCCGGTGCCGAAGAAGTGGACGCCGGGCTCGGGGCTCACCGGCCAGGCCGGCTATCTGGTCCAGCTGGCCCGCTCGTACGTCCAGCAGCACGACCCCGGTGTCACCGACAGCAGCCTGAGCCGGGGCGGTTACCAGATCCACACCACCTTCGACCGGAAGAAGACGGCCGAACTGGCCCAGGCCGTGGCGAAGGTGCGGGCCGGGCGTCTCGACCCCGCCCACCGGGCGGCCGACCGCAACGTCCAGGCCGGTGCCGCCTCGGTGGACCCGGCGACCGGCAGGATCCTGGCCGTCTACGGCGGCCCGGGCTACGAGCAGGCCCACTACTCGGACAACGCCGACACCTCCGGCGTCCCGGTGGGCTCGACCTTCAAACCGGTCGTCCTCGCCTCCGCGCTCCAGTACGGCGCCGTCCTGAAACCGGGCACCTCACCGGCGTCGATCACCCCGGCCAGCAAGTTCAACGGTGACGACGGCATCCAGATCAAGGACCAGCAGGGCACCTACGTCACCGACGACAAGGACCCCACCGGCCTGCTCCACCAGCACAACGACACCACGCACCGCTGGGGCAACATCTCGCTGCGCACCGCGATGGAGCAGTCGGTCAACACGCCGTACGTGCAACTGGGCGAGGACGTCGGATACGCGGACGTGGCCCGGACGGCGAAGGCGCTGGGCCTGCGCCCGCAGAGCCTGGCCGCGCCCAGCGCCGGTTTCTACATCGGCACCTCCACCCCGAGCGCCATCCGCATGGCGGGCGCCTACGCGACGTTCGCCGCCTCCGGGATGCAGATCACGCCGTACTCGGTGACCAGGGTGACCCACGACGGCGCGGTGCTGCCCGGCTTCAGGGCTCCCGCTCCGGTACGGGCCCTGCCGGCGGCGGTCGCCGACAACGTGACCGACGTCCTGCGGGGCGTCGTCACCCGGGGTACCGGTACCAAAGCCCAGGCCCTGGGCCGGACCGCGGCGGGCAAGACCGGAACCACCGACGACTACCGGTCGGCCTGGTTCATCGGCTACACCCGACAACTCGCCACCTCCGTCGTACTGTTCAAGGAGGACCCGGCCCACCCCCAGCTCCAGTCCCTGGCGGGGGTCGGCGGTCTGCAGAAGGTGTTCGGCGGCGACATCCCGACCGAGATCTGGACCCGTTACATGAGCGACGCCCTGTCCGGCCTGCCCGACCTCCCGTTCCCCGCGCCCGCCTCCCTCGGTCGTGGCACCGACGAGCCCGGCGTCCCCTCCGCCTCTCCCACCCCCCGCCCCGCCAAGCGCGCCGGCGGGCACGGCAGACACACGACCACGACAGGCACCCCCAGGCCGAGCCTTCCCACCGCCCGCCCCAAGTGCCGCCCGCACAAGTGCCATTGA
- a CDS encoding bifunctional polysaccharide deacetylase/glycosyltransferase family 2 protein, translating to MTDRRRRTAPRRRGRTRQIAPRTHWLLLSVLAVTLSTALLLQGYTHHMFGITSDDVTGARGRSEAVPARVTHGGPVIANAAGAVHTARPAARTIALTFDDGPDPVWTPRILDALRRNHVRATFFVVGNEVAAHPELARRIVADGHQIGIHTFTHPDLARLAPWQRSLELRETQLAVAGAAGVTTALLRPPYSSRNDALDDADWSVLKQADAAGYVTVLSTQDAEDWQRPGIARIVANATPHGHAGQILLMHDGGGDRSQTVAALNTLIPRLKAQGFRFTTVGAAVGMAGPVQPAGLRDHLQGMALVNVLQAGDRVVRLLGVLMYAAGAISVLRAAVVLIAARRHRRLRQAGRRGSSWGPPVTRPVSVIVPAYNESAGIEAAVRSLLASDHPVEIIVVDDGSTDGTADLVESLRLPGVRVIRQENAGKPAALNTGLAAASCDLVVMVDGDTVFEPDAVRTIVQPFADPRVGAVSGNAKVVNRGGLLGRWQHIEYVVGFNLDRRLFDLAECMPTVPGAVGAFRRRALLDLGGVSDVTLAEDTDLTMALCRAGWRVVYEEGAVAWTEAPASLGALWRQRYRWCYGTLQAMWKHRGALVQRGAAGKLGRRGLVYLLLFQVLLPLLAPVVDIFAVYGLLFLDPVRISGLWLAFLLLQLGMGLYAFRLDGERPGPLWSLPLQQFVYRQLMYLVVIQSVFTALSGSRLRWQRMERYGSLRAPTGTQTAGDAGTAAPARPEPDRYGAAAQPEPYEPIAPRGSYAAVPDPGSYAAVPDPGSSVSRSDPGPYAAVPDPGSSVSRSDAWPYVAVPDSESSVSRPHVWPSVSRPDPGPSVSRSDAWPSASRPDPGSSVSRPDPWPYASHPQSGPSESHLQPGPYAAPSPPAPHDTTRWY from the coding sequence GTGACCGATCGCCGCCGCCGCACCGCTCCCCGTCGCCGCGGCCGTACCCGCCAGATCGCCCCCCGCACCCACTGGCTGCTGCTGAGCGTGCTCGCGGTGACCCTGTCGACGGCGCTCCTGCTCCAGGGCTACACCCACCACATGTTCGGGATCACCTCGGACGACGTGACCGGTGCCCGCGGACGCAGCGAGGCGGTGCCCGCCCGGGTGACCCACGGCGGTCCGGTGATCGCGAACGCCGCCGGCGCCGTGCACACCGCCCGGCCCGCGGCCCGCACCATCGCCCTCACCTTCGACGACGGCCCCGACCCCGTCTGGACACCGCGCATTCTCGACGCGCTGCGCCGCAACCACGTGCGGGCGACCTTCTTCGTCGTCGGAAACGAGGTCGCGGCCCACCCGGAACTGGCCCGCCGGATCGTCGCCGACGGCCACCAGATCGGCATCCACACCTTCACCCATCCCGACCTCGCCCGCCTCGCCCCCTGGCAGCGTTCCCTGGAACTGCGCGAGACCCAGCTGGCGGTGGCGGGCGCGGCCGGGGTCACCACCGCACTGCTGAGACCGCCGTACTCCTCCAGGAACGACGCGCTGGACGACGCCGACTGGTCCGTCCTGAAGCAGGCCGACGCGGCGGGCTATGTCACGGTGCTGTCCACCCAGGACGCCGAGGACTGGCAGCGTCCCGGCATCGCCCGCATCGTCGCGAACGCGACCCCGCACGGGCACGCCGGGCAGATCCTGTTGATGCACGACGGCGGCGGTGACCGGTCCCAGACCGTCGCCGCGCTGAACACCCTGATCCCCCGGCTCAAGGCACAGGGCTTCCGGTTCACGACGGTCGGCGCCGCCGTCGGCATGGCCGGCCCCGTCCAGCCCGCCGGACTGCGCGACCACCTCCAGGGAATGGCCCTCGTCAACGTGCTGCAGGCCGGCGACCGGGTCGTACGGCTGCTGGGCGTGCTGATGTACGCGGCCGGGGCGATCAGCGTGCTGCGCGCGGCGGTCGTGCTGATCGCGGCACGCCGGCACCGACGGCTACGGCAGGCGGGGCGCAGGGGCAGCTCCTGGGGGCCGCCGGTGACGCGACCGGTCAGCGTCATCGTCCCGGCGTACAACGAGAGTGCCGGAATCGAGGCGGCCGTACGCTCCCTGCTCGCCTCGGACCATCCGGTTGAGATCATCGTGGTGGACGACGGCTCCACCGACGGCACCGCGGACCTGGTGGAGTCGCTCCGGCTGCCGGGGGTGCGGGTGATCCGGCAGGAGAACGCGGGCAAGCCGGCCGCGCTCAACACCGGGCTCGCCGCGGCCTCCTGCGACCTGGTGGTCATGGTCGACGGCGACACGGTCTTCGAGCCCGACGCCGTCCGCACGATCGTGCAGCCCTTCGCCGATCCCCGCGTGGGCGCCGTCTCGGGCAATGCCAAGGTCGTCAACCGCGGCGGTCTGCTGGGCCGTTGGCAGCACATCGAGTATGTGGTCGGCTTCAACCTCGACCGCCGCCTGTTCGACCTCGCCGAGTGCATGCCGACCGTGCCCGGAGCGGTCGGGGCGTTCCGTCGCCGGGCGCTGCTGGACCTCGGCGGCGTCAGCGACGTCACCCTCGCCGAGGACACCGACCTCACCATGGCGCTGTGCCGGGCCGGCTGGCGCGTGGTGTACGAGGAGGGCGCGGTGGCCTGGACCGAGGCGCCCGCGTCCCTGGGCGCCCTGTGGCGGCAGCGGTACCGCTGGTGCTACGGCACTCTGCAGGCGATGTGGAAGCACCGCGGCGCACTGGTCCAGCGTGGCGCCGCCGGCAAGCTGGGCCGCCGGGGCCTGGTCTACCTCCTCCTGTTCCAGGTACTGCTGCCCCTGCTCGCCCCGGTCGTGGACATCTTCGCCGTGTACGGCCTGCTCTTCCTGGACCCCGTCCGGATCAGCGGCCTGTGGCTGGCCTTCCTGCTGCTGCAACTCGGCATGGGTCTGTACGCGTTCCGCCTGGACGGCGAACGCCCCGGCCCCCTCTGGAGCCTGCCGCTCCAGCAGTTCGTCTACCGGCAGCTCATGTATCTGGTGGTGATCCAGTCCGTGTTCACCGCCCTGTCCGGCTCGCGCCTGCGCTGGCAGCGCATGGAGCGCTACGGCAGCCTGCGGGCGCCGACGGGCACGCAGACCGCGGGGGACGCCGGCACCGCGGCGCCCGCGCGGCCGGAGCCGGACCGGTACGGGGCTGCCGCGCAGCCGGAACCGTACGAGCCCATCGCCCCCCGCGGCTCGTACGCGGCCGTCCCGGACCCCGGCTCGTACGCGGCCGTCCCGGACCCCGGATCGTCCGTGTCCCGTTCGGACCCCGGGCCGTACGCGGCCGTCCCGGACCCCGGATCGTCCGTGTCCCGTTCGGACGCCTGGCCGTACGTGGCCGTCCCGGACTCCGAATCGTCCGTGTCCCGTCCGCACGTCTGGCCGTCCGTGTCCCGTCCGGACCCCGGGCCGTCCGTGTCCCGTTCGGACGCCTGGCCGTCCGCGTCCCGTCCGGACCCCGGATCGTCCGTGTCCCGTCCGGACCCCTGGCCGTACGCGTCCCACCCGCAGTCAGGGCCGTCCGAGTCCCACCTGCAGCCAGGGCCGTACGCGGCCCCTTCCCCGCCCGCGCCCCACGACACCACCCGCTGGTACTGA
- a CDS encoding DUF1877 family protein, giving the protein MSAYLRLRAVPSPALRNSATWLERLFEGDAETLRRCRDQERIYAGASPPGPGDRPPTQVVLGGRPVFRADRHRPPLLVLTAAQARGVAGFLAAADFDALWDRARDELLPRYGGATAEPEMWGAFAVAHRELRAFYVHTAQCGDAVVKWLYEA; this is encoded by the coding sequence ATGAGTGCGTACCTCCGTCTGCGCGCGGTGCCGTCCCCGGCGCTGCGCAACAGCGCGACCTGGCTGGAACGGCTTTTCGAGGGCGACGCGGAGACTCTCCGGCGCTGCCGGGACCAGGAGCGCATCTACGCCGGTGCCTCCCCGCCCGGCCCGGGGGACCGGCCCCCGACCCAGGTGGTGCTCGGCGGCCGGCCGGTGTTCCGCGCCGACCGGCACAGGCCGCCGCTGCTGGTGCTGACGGCGGCCCAGGCGCGCGGGGTGGCCGGGTTCCTCGCGGCGGCCGACTTCGACGCGCTGTGGGACCGCGCCCGCGATGAACTGCTGCCGCGCTACGGCGGCGCGACCGCGGAGCCCGAGATGTGGGGCGCCTTCGCGGTGGCGCACCGGGAACTGCGGGCGTTTTACGTGCATACGGCCCAATGCGGGGATGCGGTAGTGAAGTGGCTGTACGAGGCGTGA
- a CDS encoding RNA polymerase sigma factor: MGQVRQPRRVQARDGELGAAVARAQDGDETAFAIAYRIVQPGLLGYLRGIVGDDAEDVASDAWLEISRDFGRFKGDGAGFRGWTATIARHRALDHLRRQRVRPRAGGTEQDVLDLPGPHSTHEQALESLSTRRALELVRALPRDQAEAVLLRVVVGLDGPAAARVLDKRPGAVRTAAHRGLKRLGRQLGLDGEAEEGVTDGAYRTLGEST; the protein is encoded by the coding sequence TTGGGCCAGGTACGGCAACCCCGGCGCGTGCAGGCGCGCGACGGGGAACTGGGTGCGGCGGTCGCACGGGCCCAGGACGGCGACGAGACCGCTTTCGCGATCGCTTATCGGATCGTCCAGCCGGGCCTGCTCGGCTATCTGCGGGGCATCGTCGGCGACGACGCGGAGGACGTGGCGTCCGACGCCTGGCTGGAGATATCCCGCGACTTCGGGCGCTTCAAGGGCGACGGCGCGGGTTTTCGCGGCTGGACCGCGACCATCGCCCGGCACCGGGCGCTGGACCATCTGCGCCGCCAGCGCGTACGACCCCGGGCGGGAGGGACCGAACAGGACGTACTGGACCTGCCCGGTCCGCACAGCACCCATGAACAGGCACTGGAGTCCCTCTCCACCAGGCGGGCCCTGGAGCTGGTCCGCGCCCTGCCCCGCGACCAGGCCGAGGCCGTGCTCCTGCGGGTCGTCGTCGGCCTGGACGGTCCCGCCGCCGCACGCGTCCTCGACAAGCGCCCGGGAGCGGTGCGTACAGCCGCCCACCGGGGCCTGAAACGCCTCGGCCGCCAATTGGGCCTCGACGGCGAGGCGGAGGAAGGTGTGACGGATGGGGCTTACCGCACGCTGGGGGAGTCGACATGA
- a CDS encoding alpha/beta hydrolase family protein — protein sequence MNPRQVGLWGFSEGGWVAPLAASRSADVAFVVTIGGPGYDPLRTQAWNLATHLHHRGVGGAFRRTVAGPTAQFMGATGLFPAADHDPVPVLERLHRTPVLALWGDHDTQVPPRESARIFREALTRAGNRHAVIGFVAGGAHNGHRTSDGFDRIGGPLFHGKRLGELTPRYAQTMTSWVRAVAAGHPPESSAAPVPGQVLATTPLPGHAWYAWLAPALLLLGFGAYPLSAPLRRGPVLRPVRWLAGLGLLAVVAAVAFPLAVFVAGDGAAAPVVWGRPAAWLVVQGLAVAVVMSACVSAAALRRRRPTPSGAAWLRLAPVGLAAAGFVPWAVWWGVAA from the coding sequence GTGAACCCACGTCAGGTCGGGCTGTGGGGCTTCAGCGAGGGGGGCTGGGTGGCGCCGCTGGCCGCGTCGCGCTCGGCCGACGTCGCGTTCGTCGTCACCATCGGCGGGCCCGGCTACGACCCGCTGCGTACCCAGGCCTGGAACCTCGCCACGCATCTGCACCACCGGGGGGTGGGCGGAGCGTTCCGTCGCACCGTGGCCGGACCCACCGCCCAATTCATGGGCGCCACCGGTCTCTTCCCCGCGGCCGACCACGACCCCGTGCCGGTGCTCGAGCGGCTGCACCGAACGCCGGTCCTGGCGCTGTGGGGCGATCACGACACGCAGGTGCCGCCCCGGGAGAGCGCACGGATCTTCCGCGAGGCCCTGACCCGTGCGGGCAACCGGCACGCGGTCATCGGCTTCGTCGCCGGCGGTGCACACAACGGGCACCGCACGTCGGACGGTTTCGACCGGATCGGCGGCCCCCTCTTCCACGGCAAGCGGCTGGGGGAGCTGACCCCGCGCTATGCGCAGACCATGACCTCATGGGTACGGGCCGTCGCCGCCGGCCATCCGCCGGAGTCGAGCGCCGCCCCCGTACCCGGGCAGGTGCTCGCCACGACCCCGCTGCCGGGACACGCCTGGTACGCCTGGCTCGCCCCGGCGTTGCTGCTCCTCGGCTTCGGCGCCTATCCGCTGAGCGCCCCCCTGCGCCGGGGCCCGGTCCTGCGTCCGGTGCGCTGGCTGGCCGGGCTCGGCCTGCTGGCGGTCGTGGCGGCGGTGGCCTTCCCGCTCGCCGTCTTCGTGGCGGGGGACGGTGCGGCGGCGCCCGTTGTGTGGGGCCGTCCGGCCGCGTGGCTGGTGGTGCAGGGGCTCGCCGTCGCGGTGGTGATGTCGGCCTGTGTCTCGGCAGCCGCACTCCGGCGCCGACGGCCGACGCCGAGCGGGGCGGCCTGGCTGCGCCTGGCTCCGGTCGGGTTGGCCGCGGCCGGATTCGTACCGTGGGCGGTGTGGTGGGGTGTTGCCGCCTGA
- a CDS encoding ArsR/SmtB family transcription factor: protein MAEQPPAREITDVEALRAFAHPMRQRIEQCLRQGPANSAALARELGESTGLVSYHLRQLAKHGFVEEVPELAKGRERWWRVVPGDRRFPPYSRQTAQMREALTEMHRLNLAELVDSARRFEEARDTLGPWADAALFSRATLRVDPDQLRAFFEEYIALLYRYSAPEQGNTPEARTVLVRLLGIPETD, encoded by the coding sequence ATGGCCGAACAACCGCCCGCCCGGGAGATCACCGATGTCGAAGCGCTGCGCGCCTTCGCGCACCCGATGCGGCAGAGGATCGAGCAATGCCTGCGGCAGGGGCCGGCCAACTCCGCCGCGCTCGCACGCGAGTTGGGCGAGAGTACGGGGCTGGTCAGCTACCACCTGCGGCAGCTGGCCAAGCACGGCTTCGTCGAGGAGGTCCCGGAGCTGGCGAAGGGGCGGGAGCGCTGGTGGCGGGTGGTGCCGGGGGACCGGCGGTTCCCGCCGTACAGCCGGCAGACGGCGCAGATGCGCGAGGCGCTGACCGAGATGCATCGGCTCAACCTCGCCGAACTGGTCGACTCCGCCCGGCGTTTCGAGGAGGCACGCGACACGCTGGGGCCCTGGGCCGACGCGGCGCTCTTCTCGCGCGCCACGCTCCGGGTCGACCCCGACCAACTCCGCGCGTTCTTCGAGGAGTACATCGCGCTCCTCTACCGCTACTCGGCCCCGGAACAGGGGAACACGCCCGAGGCACGGACCGTGCTCGTCCGGCTGCTCGGCATTCCCGAGACCGACTGA
- a CDS encoding SRPBCC family protein: MSTLELHVDIGVPVDTAWETLHRVENYPRFVEGVRGARTEAGGRAHLDVEAGGRAREVEAELTDRGEHVMEWLTTGDPAMTGSFSVQPIDRDHTRIQARLEYDPATVRDIFGGPKGFAQTNAIERLVRSDLEHFKEYLERG, from the coding sequence ATGAGCACCCTCGAGCTACACGTCGACATCGGGGTTCCGGTCGACACGGCCTGGGAGACCCTTCACCGGGTGGAGAACTATCCGCGCTTCGTGGAAGGAGTGCGGGGCGCGCGTACGGAGGCGGGAGGCCGAGCGCACCTGGACGTCGAGGCAGGTGGCCGGGCCCGGGAGGTCGAGGCCGAGCTCACCGACCGCGGCGAGCACGTGATGGAGTGGCTCACCACGGGCGACCCCGCGATGACCGGATCCTTCTCGGTCCAGCCGATCGACCGCGATCACACCCGGATCCAGGCACGGCTGGAGTACGACCCCGCCACCGTCCGGGACATTTTCGGCGGGCCGAAGGGGTTCGCGCAGACGAACGCCATCGAACGGCTCGTCCGCAGCGATCTGGAGCACTTCAAGGAGTACCTGGAACGCGGGTGA
- a CDS encoding protein-L-isoaspartate O-methyltransferase family protein has product MKLPVASCVPGEPDDLVQALTAAGIRDERLLEAVRTTPRAAFVPAGEPAAAYLDVPVAIGQGQVTTQPSLSALMIEGLDLRGSEHVLEVGTGLGFQTALLARLAADVVSIEIRPDIARQAHMNLARQGVRNVELRVGDGSGGVPDRAPYDAVLVSAAFPEVPEPLIAQTVPRGRLVQPIGPGGQEEVVCFERTASGLARLRVLTGACFVRLQGRYGFPPDEAEPP; this is encoded by the coding sequence GTGAAACTGCCCGTGGCCTCCTGCGTACCCGGAGAACCGGACGATCTCGTACAGGCCCTCACAGCCGCCGGGATCAGGGACGAGCGGCTGCTGGAGGCCGTACGGACGACGCCCCGCGCCGCATTCGTCCCGGCCGGTGAGCCGGCTGCCGCCTACCTGGACGTACCCGTCGCGATCGGGCAGGGGCAGGTCACCACGCAGCCCTCGCTGTCCGCCCTGATGATCGAGGGCCTCGACCTGCGCGGGAGCGAGCACGTCCTGGAGGTCGGCACGGGCCTCGGCTTCCAGACCGCTCTGCTCGCCCGGCTGGCCGCGGACGTGGTCAGCATCGAGATACGGCCGGACATAGCACGCCAGGCACACATGAACCTCGCACGTCAGGGCGTGCGGAACGTGGAACTGCGGGTCGGCGACGGCAGCGGCGGTGTGCCGGACCGTGCTCCGTACGACGCCGTCCTCGTGTCGGCCGCCTTCCCGGAGGTGCCCGAGCCGCTGATCGCACAGACCGTACCGCGCGGCCGTCTGGTGCAGCCGATAGGGCCGGGCGGCCAGGAGGAGGTGGTGTGCTTCGAGCGCACCGCATCGGGCCTGGCGCGGCTGCGGGTGCTGACCGGGGCCTGCTTCGTCCGTCTGCAGGGACGATACGGCTTCCCGCCGGACGAGGCGGAGCCGCCTTGA
- a CDS encoding PP2C family protein-serine/threonine phosphatase, translated as MRYVAVSALSHPGLLRERNEDSLVAGPWTLCATATESPQTLLFPLGTPLAVAVADGLGGHPGGDVASSLVVRRIASIGPALSSEDAVRDAVNACNRAVYAAGDDERSGLTTMGTTIAGVVVQPGSLLVFNVGDSRVFAASPDGLRRLSVDDSPPLEPGRRTTSIVTQCLGGSPAYRAVRPHVTAEPVSFGDRYLICTDGLTDPVPQEVLDEVMREHDDGRAAFELWKAAIAEGGPDNITLAVVRVADA; from the coding sequence ATGCGGTACGTGGCGGTGAGCGCGCTGAGTCATCCCGGGCTGCTTCGCGAACGGAACGAGGACAGCCTGGTGGCCGGCCCGTGGACCCTGTGCGCCACAGCGACCGAGAGTCCGCAGACGCTGCTCTTCCCGCTCGGCACGCCCCTTGCCGTCGCCGTCGCCGACGGCCTCGGCGGGCATCCCGGCGGCGATGTGGCCAGCTCCCTGGTCGTCCGCCGGATCGCGTCCATCGGCCCCGCCCTGAGCAGCGAGGACGCCGTCCGCGACGCCGTGAACGCCTGCAACCGCGCGGTGTACGCCGCCGGCGACGACGAGAGAAGCGGCCTCACCACCATGGGTACGACGATCGCCGGCGTCGTCGTGCAGCCCGGTTCGCTGCTGGTGTTCAACGTGGGCGACAGCCGGGTCTTCGCGGCTTCCCCCGACGGGCTGCGCCGGCTGAGCGTCGACGACAGCCCCCCACTCGAACCGGGGCGGCGCACCACGTCCATCGTCACCCAGTGCCTGGGCGGCAGCCCCGCCTACCGTGCCGTCCGTCCCCATGTGACGGCCGAGCCCGTGTCCTTCGGCGACCGGTACCTCATCTGCACCGACGGTCTGACCGATCCCGTGCCGCAGGAGGTGCTCGACGAGGTGATGCGGGAGCACGACGACGGCCGGGCGGCCTTCGAGCTGTGGAAGGCCGCCATCGCGGAGGGCGGCCCCGACAACATCACGCTGGCGGTCGTACGCGTCGCGGACGCATAG